Part of the Girardinichthys multiradiatus isolate DD_20200921_A chromosome 14, DD_fGirMul_XY1, whole genome shotgun sequence genome is shown below.
CATCCTTACCTTGTGGGATGTTCTACCGGTCCACTCAGTTTGGACCATAACACCTTGTCCTACAAGGTCTGGATGTTTTATTGGGTCTCTCGGCTTCCCTCCGCTGTCCAGACATGTGGAGACTGTTGTTCCATGCAGAACAGAACCGGAACCAGCAGAAACGTCCAATTCATATGTTACTGGTATCCCATATTTTCTCCAGCGAGTGTCTGAGACGGTTCTGGACAACGTTCAGAGAGTAGAAAAGGGAAACTGTCTCCTTCTCAGTACAATCGGATCTTTTAGAACCTTTCTGATCTCTCCTAACCGGGCCTAAAGGATGCTAATAGTGTCAGAACATTTATCTCAGCTGGAGCTAGATGCTGGTCAGGAACCCAGGAAGACTGAACGCTGAAAGTGATGAAGATGTGTTTCAACAAAGAGTGTGCACACTCAGAACCGGGTTACAGAACCTCATTTGGAATGTTTCCCCTAGAACGGATCAGTGAGTGGTTGTAGAGGAGGATCTAAGATCATTCATCATGGTCTCATTGTGATGTTTTCCCAGAAACCAACAGCATTAACCTCCACTGTTAGGAGAACCAGAACATGGCACCGGTGCCAGAGGACTGGGTCAAGACCAGATGAAGATCAGAGGTTTCAGATGCTCCAAATAGCTTAGCAGCTGCTGTTTAAGGTGGATCTCCTAGAGTCAGAACATTAAGTTCTGGCAGGAGGAAGTGTGATGGATCAGAACCTGGAGTCTGAAGCATTTCTTTCTGGTTTCAAAACAAAGCTTCAGAACCTCACAGAGAGGTGGAGACCAACATCAAGGTTGAGGTAAAACCTCAAACTTGGATCATGTAATTATTCTTCATCAGCTGCCAGCAGGTTGGAGGTCAAAGGTCATGACACTGAACCCATATGGCTGTTCAGAAGGTTGAAGGAGAAAGtctcttctctctaaaaacaagatggcagcaggacTTTGGGTTCTAAAGCTGCATCTGGATGAAGGACAGAACCTCTGGGACGATGTCCTCTGGGCAGATGAGACCAGAGGTGGTGGAGGCCTGATGATGTGGGTCTTTGGACCTGGACAGCACTGAGTTGAACAAGGACTCCTCAGTATACTGAGGGTTCTAGAGTCCAAAGTGAGGGAAGCAGGGTGGGTCAGAATTCCTCCAGAATGTTCTGTGAAACAGGAGACCACTGCTGAGATGTTTTGACTCCTCAGCTGAACAGGAAGTAATTATTGCTAATATTAGTTAATTCTGATGTGATGGACAGAACCACCACCAGATGTTGGTTTAGGTTCTGTACCTTAAAGAACGGATCTTCTACATGCATGAATATTAACATCTCCCCCTGACGTCCACCTGCTGACAGAAACACCTGAAGATCTTCTCTGGGTATGCAGTCCTCCCTCAGTAGGTTAACAGCTCGTTGTTGTTGGAGCTGCAGGTTTGCAGACCCCTGCTCTGGAGGAAACCTTGGAGCTAGCATCCAGAAGACGCCTGGACCAGACATTCACAGCAGATGTTTCTGGACCAGGGCCTGTATTCACGGAGAATCCTGAGACtgaaagtagctcctagtggtGTCATTTTAAGAAGTTACTCAGGAAACAtcttcagagagctcctaacacGAGAAGATGttgtgaggaggacttttagtgagcctaagagtgtctgaagcagagaagatggaggatagacagagagaaaggagagatattctgcagaacctgatctttgtttggactgttctgatcctgtggagcttcctgagttatcagaaatattagcttcatctaaaccttcaacttgtatgttagacccaatcccaaccaaattatttaaggaagtgttccctctgattaccagccccattttagatatgattaatctatctttagtaaatggatcagaaccacaggcttttaagttagctgtaattaaacctttacttaagaaaccttcgcttgatcgagatgacttcataaattacagacctatatccaatcttccattcttatctaaaattcttgagaaaatagttgctaatcaaatgtgtgaacatttatacagcaatgacctgtttgaagagtttcagtcaggtttcagagctcatcatagcactgaaacagctctgctgaaagtcactaatgatattcttatggcctcagataatggacttgtgtctgttctggttctgttagatctcagtgctgcatttgatccagtcgaccacaatattctcttagaaaggctggaatatgctgtagggatcaggggaacagcactaggctggtttaaaagcttctgctgtcaacaacttaatgctcaccctctaccgatgatccacatagccctgtcttttagtgtttaaccctttctctctcctagacatggatactgactgagcttctactgtgactaactctatgtcaAGGTACCCCCAGGGTTCTTAAAGTGagatttaagactttttaagacCACCTAGAAGGAAATTTAATGCCAATTTCACATCTATAGCGATAAAATTATGaatgatataataaaaaatctattttaagattttaagcCTGAGAAAATAATCGCCAGGTACttgaacttattttatttagactttcATATATAATAGACATTAACTTTGTGAGCTGtgcaataacaaaataaaaaaaatatgcatgtttCTCACATTAAGAGTCAACACCACTCACTATTGCCTTACAAGCAACCTTTTGGTTATACaagagataaaatgcagattaggTTCAAAAAGTACAGCAATCCACTTTACACTAATTTCGTCGTTCGAAGTAAATGAGTGGTGGTCCGAAATTGTTTTCAGGATCCAAATCACCTTTGCCTGAAGAGTTGGCGAATGAGCTCGCAGGTTCACCGGCTGTACTACCGATGATGCGGAGGCTTCAGTATTACTTGCAGTAGCTGGTTGTTAAAGTAGAGCcttgctttgaacagaactgaGCAATAGGTGCCTGCTGTTGGTGGACTCTAGCATAAGCAACGTGTTTGGCGCTCTTCATATGGGAGTCCAAAGCCATAAGTCCCATCGTCCCCAACTTAAAAGATTTTCGGCACAAACAGCATTGGGCCTCATGGTCATTGTCCGAATTAGGTTTAACCCACTCGTATTTTGGATTCTGCTGCCACTTCAGGTTAAAACGACACTTGCCCATTCTGAAGCACACTAAGCTAACTTACTAACAAGGTGATTTTGTTTTCCCACCACTCACTGAGCCCGCGGGAGAAACTCAGCTGACGTGCCCTTCGTTATTGGACGCGTTAATTCTTACATTGCTCGCACAcaccaaaaacacattttgcttcagtattttagaacattttagcatttattgTCTCACtaaaggacaaaataaattaagacctgtaaattacattttataatttgtcttcaaaattttatacttttaaGGCCTTAATTATTTAGTAAAAAATTCAAgacttttttaatacttttaagaCCCCGCGGGTACCctgtatgttctctctttcagactctaaccttgaaaactgactcagagtttatctgttctttctttctagatgaaacgactaaaggagctacatccattaacatttacttttccttcccatagaaagtactcctggatcagtgcttctttgttctctttgtgtctctgctctgttctctcaaacctccagtgggtcgtggcagatggccgctcacactgagcctggttctggttctgctggaggtttcttcctgttaaaagggagtttttcctctccactgtcgctacatgcatgctcagtatgagggattgctgcaaagtcaacaccagtgactgtccactgtctctacatgctcatccaggaggagtgaatgctgcaagtcactgactggatgcaatctgctgggtttccttagatagaaaaactttttatccaatttgaataaataactgaatctgactgaactgttcaatgattaggattaattggaatgtatgaacctgactgttgagaagaaccttgagacgacatgtgttgtgaatcggtgctatagaaataaaactgaattgaatcttctcctccaatgaacaacagagaatgaataaaacgctaccagctCCATGGAGCAGAGATCCACCTCCTAAACATTCGAGTCAATGAGAACAGAAACTTCTagaacaattattaatatagagataagattcaCTTTATCATCCcccaggttaaaggtcaacctctagtaaggtaatatttggaaggataaataaataatggaaataataaataaccatgaataaaaagtgaacaaaattacaaacaatatattacagaattatttaaatattcagaTTGTAAAATggtttcaaaaataaacatttgggaaaaattggaaaaactcctaaatatatttatacataaataGAAAGTGTCTCCAACAGTCCAATAATCTGAGCTCTATATCCAGagcaggaagatgtaaatgaggtgaatctgCTGTAatgttcatgatgatgtcagcagcctaaatgatcatctccaacatctgtggagaagttccctggtgctgctatctcctctctagcttctgaatgcagcaggaaccagagctgctcacattccaggctggtgctgaaagcagagggaacgaagCATTGATCTACTGGGAATGTCTGTTGGTTCCCATCATGATCCcagaaccaaatctacctttaacactcctctcttctcctccaccagcaggctctgctcctctgttcacttcactttactccaccttttttctctggtttgttttggtcgttttaaACCTCATTCAacaagaaggagatcacagtaaaatgctgagtttaatattaatatgaattaatatgaaatagatgcagcatgaaaatgaccagcatggagaataaatataataataatctaatcagaataataaagagcgtgtaaataagctacgttcaaacatgttgatgctgtggGACAATTCATTAATTTGttaagttttatcatcatgatttaaatatttctgaatccagttAAATTCTATCATCAGTTCATTTCTCCCCACTGATTACTGGGAGCACACTGGTTTTAttgtaacaaccaatcacagcatcacacctagcaacagggtcaaccccacctagcaacagggtcaaccccacctagcaacagggtcaaccccacctagcaacagggtcaataGGAGTTTCTGTGTCCTCCTCAGAGTCTCAGCAGAGAACTGAATCTCTGAAGCTCCTTGGTAGGAACTAACTCTCTGAGACTTCGGGTTCTGGACTTTAGGAACAACATGAATATGTTAGGTTTCTCTTAACTGGATGGACTTTATTAAAGTAGAGACCAAGGAGTTCTTCAACATCCACGTCCAGATCCTCTCATTCTGCAGAAGAACATCAGAGTTCTGCTGGTGCTGCTGCAGGAGTAAAGACAGAGACGGGAAGTTTGGATTGAATTTATTCAGAACATTTGAAGCATGCTCAGTTCTGGATCAGACGGAACCAGGGCTGGATTCTCCTGAACCTGAGATGGTATTCTGAGAAGATGACCCGACCAGAGTTCCAGAGAGGGACTTCAGACAGATCCAGGTCCTCCTAGGTAAAGTTAACCAGCAGGTGGCGCTTCACAGGTGTGATGGGTCAAAACGTCATGGAGAGGGAACACCTTCATCGTGTCCTTTAAAGAAGAcgtttatcaaaaataaaaaggtgcaacaTGACCTGAGAAGAATCCACCTGTACAGGTGTGTGTCCATCTGACCACAGTCAGAACATCAACTTTCTGGGACAAAGATTTAGTGTCCTGGACAGGACATCCATGGTCCTCAGAGCGTCCACTTCAAACACCTGCAGAGACACACCAGGGACAGAAGGTCTTTATCAACTTTAAACAGAACAGGGGACACCATCAGTGCTCCACAGAAACCAAACTTCTTCTGATCTCCTAACATCCCTCCATCTATTCCTGCAGAACATCCCAGGACCACTGTTTCAGTCCAGTTCTCCAACTCTGAGATGTTCTTGTTCCTTCTCCCAGCACCAGACACTGTCCTGTGGACACCAAGTGGTCCACGTCTTATTTTGTCCCTTGCTTCTCCAGGTGTCCAACAGTAGGAGGACATCCTGTCATGTTTGGTTCCTAAATCCTCCAACAGTCTCTGTTGGGGACAGACGGGTCTGCAGACCCGTCCAGAACCTGTTCCctactcttcctcagcctttggaATGTGGTCTTCCTTTGTCCAGGTGGAAAATGATGGAGGTCCTTGGAGAAGATGTGGTCCTGAAGACAGCAGATGTTTCTCTAAAATCTCTGCATCAATGATGCCATCACAGAGGAGCTGATCCAAGCCCATACCATGATACCACCTCCTGCCCCCACCGGGCCTAGATCCTGACCTCTAGGGTTGAAAAGGGCTGAAGCTTCAGGAATGTTCCAGTAGAAGTTAAACCGGGACCATTTGGACCATTTGGACACTTTCCAATCaagctttctttattttatgggAATGATCTCAGAATCTTAAACCTAAATATCATAAATAATCTGGtttcaacagatttattttcatttaatgaagaataaaaacatGAGTGAGGAATAAATCATCAGTTCTCCTCCGACCCGGCCCGCTAACATCAAGTCCACTTCAACATCTGTAATAAAATATTCCTGTAGAAGTCACCTGTAAAAACTCCTAGCATGCTAATCATCTCTTCACGTGAAGAAGAACATGCATGTTGGGGGCGTGGCCCAGCTAGCTAGCTAGCGCGATGCTAGCTGCAGGAGCAGCGAGGTCTCCTCCAGGTACCTGAACTCTGTTTGGATTTATGCTAAATGATGTTTTCTCTGAACTGGCCTAAAATCTCTGCTGAGGTTCAGCCTCCAAAGTTTTAGATTCCAGGTTTAGTCCCAGAAATTCCTGAGGAACGTTTAGAACTTGGACATTTCCTGGAGTTCTGCTGAAAACCAGCTGGAGGATCCTTGTTCTTGCCCTACACGAGCGGACCGGGTCAACCTGAGGGTTCTGGTCTTCAGTAAATCCATTCAAGGAATATTATGGGATGTCTTCCAGCCTGAAatgcaggacctgctggacatcATCTAATGACATGAGGCTGAGGAGAATGTGCCTACCTGGTCTCTCTGTGGGTGATCAGACACTTGCTGCTGCAGTAGCGCCCCCCGCAGGTGGTGCAGGTGTAGTGTGAGGGGAAACCGCAGACGCAGCAGAAGTGACGCGGCGGCAGCGAGGAGGGCGGGGCCACCACTGACAGGTAGTTTGGTTCCGGCCTCTCCGACAGGTTCTACCAATCAGAGAGGAGAAAATGAGCCGAGTGActgtcagccaatcagagagcagCAGATGTAAGGCTCACCTCTTCCTCCAGCAGCGTGGTGAAGTTCTTCCTGAAGCGCTGCTTGAAATGGTCGCCCCtcgtcttcctcttcttcttctctgaggACGTGGACACAGAGAGGGTCAGCTGGACGTGTGGGTCAGACAGAGACGCTCACTCAGGAGGAGACTCACCTGGTTCCTCCGACTCGCTGAAGGCTGGGAGACGGGCCGTAGGACCTGGGGGAGGCAGGGAGGACAGGGGGTCGTCCTGGAAACACGAGACAACGAGACGAGAAGTTACCCAGAAGGACTTGGTCAGAGAGACGCCAGCATCGGCATCAACATCACTTCAAACCAGTCCGGTTCCTCCCAGCACAGCCCAGTCAGGTCCACTTCTATACCCTCCTGACCTAAGTGATTCCAGCAGGTCCAAAGTTTCCTAAGGAACTCTAGCGGACCCTGCAGCAATCCCTCTTCTGAGCTGCAAGTGGTAACAAgctgaaccagaaccaggctcagtgtgggAGGCCATCTAGACAGAAAGACCCAGAAACAGCGACCCAGTGAGGTGTGGCGCATCTCCTCTGCACCTGGACGTTGGACCGACCCAGTTTCAGTTTGATCAACTAATAGCCTCCTGAAGTTCTAGGTCTAACTGGAAAAGTGGACGGGTTCTGATGCTGTGTACCGTGGAAGTTGGATCTGGGAAAGATGTCCCACCAGAACGGAGTCAGAAAACACCAAATGGGTCAGCAAGGAGTTCTGCTCAGTGACTAAATAACAAGTTTCTGTGAATAAGTTCACATCTGGTGTTCAGTTTGATCTGATTTGGACTTATGTGTTCTTTAATTCATACAGAACCGATTGGACTCTTCTGCTTCTGGATTCTTCATTTAATAATGATGATACCGggtttatttaaaatgcttttaaatgtcCTCAGAGTTCATTTGCTGAGGCAGATTTTCCCATCCTTCAGAACCGACCCTCTGGGCTGTTGGAGGATTTCCTTAGAACCGCCCTGACAGAACCATGTTAGTGTCTTATTGGGTTTTTTTCTGGTGATGAATTACTTTGGACTGAGCTGGTTCTGTATAACCTTCACTTCATTTCTTCTCTGCTGATGTTTTACTGGAATGCTCCTTCCAGCTGCAGAACCGGACACATCGAACAGAACCCCAGCGACCAACGTCGGTATAAAAGGTGAGATCTGTCCACATGTAGGCGGATATCTGGGAAAACGAAGAACTTTTCATCCCCACATAAACTCCGTTTCACATCACTAAAGTGGAGATTTATAAAAGCTGCGCGTCTCCATGATCAAACGGACTTTTACGGTTCAGAGCATCACTGTCTGCCACAAATATGCGGCACTGACGTCAAATGTGCGACCATCGTTCCGAGACTCGGCCGTACAGTGGAGTAAAAATGGATGAAAGATTTCCAATCAACATTATCTGGTGTTTTATCAGCTTTATATTctgaaaactgtttaaaagaagCTCAACTTCTTTTTCTGTCCACATAAACGAACTTTCTGGCGCCATGTTTTATACCTAACAGGAAGTCGTGGTTGTTTTCAAGGATTCTCAAGGATTGGCTGACATAGGTATTATTTTTGCACTACACTGCCCCCTATGTGTCTGGAGTGCTTAACACAACGCTCAGAGGCGTTTTTGGGGATTAGTTTGgatgaaaacatttctgaaaaaccTCAGTGTGTCTGATATTAGTTTTAAAAACGACGTAGGGGAGATATTAGTTTTTTAAATACCCTGCTACGTGTGGACCCGGCCTTAGACAGGGGGAATGTGGACTCACCTGGTCTGGTTCTGGGTTATTCTAAATGGTCCATTAAACCTATGATGGGCCCATAGTTTCAGGACTAACCTGGAAGTTATCTTTCTCCAGAGCCTCCAGCTGTCGGGTCAGCCTCCTCTGCCGGGTCGCTTCATCCAGAACCCTACGCTGACCTGCCTCCACTCGGGCTGAAACACACAGGAACCGGTTACAGAGGCAGAACCAGGCGCTGATCACGAGTTTCTAGTTCAGCGGTTTTAGGGAGAAGGaaaagtgaatgtttatttaaaaaaggggCGGAGCTGATTAATTAACATGAGTCCATTAGACTGTCGGGTCAGATTTAGCCACAAGGGCTAATTTTCATCTGTAGTCCCAGGACAGGTTGATGGTCAAAAACACAATCGACAGGCAGACCCTAATGACCTTTACCCCCTTATGGACACACATTACAATCAGACATTTACCAGAGATAAGGTCAGTTcatattaaacaagttaaaGATTAGAGGAACATTTTATAAACCACACAGACTCAATTAGTAAAACAGTTGTTGATTCATTTAAATCAGGAGTGCAACTTGAACTATTCTCTACACAATCTCCAAGGTTTAAGAGCGTTTTTATAgttggatcagaaccagaactgcagccttcCCTCCAATTCATCCAGAAGGTCTTCAAAGTGGTTGAGGTCAGGAGTCTGCAGGCCAGGAACACCAGAACTCATTGATTCGGTTCTGGGACCCAAcaggttaaaataaataaaaggctgaatttaatctgaaaacattttgaagtgTAACACCTCCAGTCTGAATAAACACTGGCTTTGGATATAAAATGAGATTATTTCAGTAAACCAACAAGTTGTAAACACAATTAACCAGCCGTAGGGTAGACTGAATAATAAAgatctttaaaatgtaaaatgaatatCTGTAACTGTCAGAATCATTTATAAAACCCCGTTTAGCTCTAATTGGTCGTTTTCTCAACGGAGTCCGCAGCGCAGCGGCTGTTTCCCAACAGAAAGCCCCACAGAGGAACATCTGCGGCGGCTCTTCTCCGTCCACCAGCGACTGTTTCTAACACACACCTGATTACAGCAACAGGGTCACATTTATTCAGCAATAAGGCTAAAACGAGCCCAACTCACCGGagctcttcttctccagaaccATCTTGTTTGAACGGCAGCCGCAGAGGTCAAATTAAACGAAGCGCTAATATCTCAAACAGTGCAGACTCAGATTTCCatgagaaagaaacaaagatgTAAACATTTGTAAGAAATTTCAACTTTATTAGGAACACTTCTAATTTACAGAGATGGAGTCATTTACGTAAATTAACACCGGTGTTCTGCCGTAAAGTGATCGGGTAAGACTGGGCGCGTCCCCGCGGAGGAgcgagaggagaggaggaggagaggaggaggagaggaggaggagcgagcagcaagaggaggagaggagaggagaggagaggagaggagaggagaggagaggagaggagaggaggaggagcgagcagcaagaggaggagaggagaggagaggagaggagaggaggaggagaggagaggagaggagaggagaggaggaggagcgagcagcaagaggaggagaggagaggagaggagaggagaggagaggagaggaggaggagcgagaggagaggaggaggagcgagaggagaggagaggagaggagaggaggaggagcgagaggagaggaggaggagcgacagtgagaggaggaggaggaggagaggagaggaggaggagcgagaggagaggaggaggagcgagaggagaggaggaggagaggaggaggagcgagcagcaagaggaggagaggagaggagaggagaggagaggagaggagaggagaggagaggagaggagaggagaggagaggagaggaggaggagcgagaggagaggaggaggagcgagaggagaggagaggagaggagaggagaggaggaggagcgagaggagaggaggaggagcgacagtgagaggaggaggaggaggagaggagaggaggaggagcgagaggagaggaggaggagcgagaggagaggaggaggagcgagaggagaggaggaggagaggaggaggagcgagcagcaagaggaggaggaggagaggagaggagaggagaggagaggagaggagaggagaggagaggagaggagaggaggaggagaggaggaggagcgagcagcaagaggaggaggagcgagcagcaagaggaggaggaggagaggagaggagaggagaggagaggagaggaggaggagaggaggaggagcgagcagcaagaggaggaggagcgagcagcaagaggaggaggaggagaggagaggagaggagaggagaggaggaggagcgagcagcaagaggaggaggaggagaggaggaggagcgagaggagaggaggaggagaggagaggaggaggagaggaggaggagaggagaggagaggagaggagaggagaggagaggagaggagaggaggaggagcgagaggagaggaggaggagcgagcagcaagaggaggagaggagaggagaggagaggagaggagaggagaggagaggagaggagaggagaggagaggagaggagaggaggaggagcgagaggagaggaggaggagcgacagtgagaggaggaggaggaggagaggagaggaggaggagcgagaggagaggaggaggagcgagAGGAGAGGAGACCTATGAAATGTAATTTCCCAACCTGCATCGGGAAAAAAAGACCCGACCCATGTGATGAAATAAACATTATAAATGTGCCTTGGATATTTGTGCTTACAGCTTGTCTTTGTTCTTACCAAATgagttgtggttttgtgtttaaatgtactttttacAATATTTGGAAAAATTCCCTAACTCAACAGTTATATAAGAATACTTTACCTACTGAGTATCACCATCCATCCGCCCACAAGAGTGGCAAAGGTTGATCAAGTTGTCTACATACtaggaaaaaacaataaagacaaaACTCTGCGATTAACATGATTTAATTATGGACATTTCTCAATAAATTGCATGAAATATTGTCCTTTATAAAACTTCATTTAGTTTAATAGATTGGTATAGGGCTTATGTGTAAGTACATCATGTACTTCAGCATTTTTATGAAGCTACCTAGGAACAGGatacaacattttaatatttactttaatgaaaaaatatatatatgtgtgagcatatagaatagaataatctttatttgtcattgaaATTGTACATTTCAATGAAATTGTCCTCTGcctttaacccatcccttagggagcagcaGGCTGTCATTGTGCGgcacccggggagcattctggggctaaagGTCATGCTCAGAAGAAGAACCATCAGAACAGGAGACCTCTGGGGAAGAGAGTGATGACAGTGAAAGTCTGTTTTCAATCCCAGTGCAGCCGACAACTCCTCACAAGCCACTCAAAGTAGGACAgagaaaagaggaaaagaaagCAGTGGAACTCATTTGGTAAGTAGAAAGACAAGCTGTAAGCACAAATATCCAAGGCATCTTTATAATGTTTATTTCATCACATGGGTCGGGTCTTTTTTTCCCGATGCAGGTTGGGTGTGACGTATGTCCAAGATGGTACCACCAGAACTGCGTCAAGAAGCCATTACTGAAGTAGTTCATTGTACACAGTTTTCGCTTTTGACTGTAGACGtaatatgtttgtgtttgtttaaaaaaaagaataactcTGAGATTGATTTAGTGTTAGTTTGTGATTATTATTGCTGAACTCAACTGAAAATGTGGTATAAATCAATCTAATTTATGCAGAAATCCCATTCTGTGGGTCATGGATTAAGCCATGGTCAATATTTGGGAGGTGAAAGATCccacaaattttatttttgggatCTTTTTCAGTGTGGGAGAGTCTGTGCTTAGCAAGATCTAGTAAATATGATCCATctcaatgaaataaaacatttttatgcacAAATTACATTTCATAGGTCATAGAATAAGCCATGATCAATTTCGGGCAGGTAAAATACCCCCATATTGTCCATTTGGGGACCTTTTTCACTGTGTAATTGATTGTTTTTAGCAAGATAAGTAATTTATAATCCCTCTGAatgaaataaagtaattttAGACAGAAATAGTGTTTCATTGGTAAGACAATATGCCATGATCAATTTTTGGCAAGGGAAATAGTCCTATTTTGTCcattttgtgcattttataTAGTGTGGGAGGTGCTGTGTTCAGTGAGATCAGTAAAATATAATCCCTCAGAGTGAAAcagtcattttaaacaaaaatgacatTTCATGGGTCATAGAATAAGCCTTGATCACTTTTTGGCAAGTGAAATACTCCCATAGTGTCCACGCTGGTCTTCTTTCTAGCGTAGGGTGGATTGTGTTCAGTAATACCAGTAAAATATAATCCTTTTCAATGAAATAACGTTATTTTAggcagaaattacatttcataGGCTCAAAAATAGGTCATGATCAA
Proteins encoded:
- the znhit1 gene encoding zinc finger HIT domain-containing protein 1, coding for MVLEKKSSARVEAGQRRVLDEATRQRRLTRQLEALEKDNFQDDPLSSLPPPGPTARLPAFSESEEPEKKKRKTRGDHFKQRFRKNFTTLLEEENLSERPEPNYLSVVAPPSSLPPRHFCCVCGFPSHYTCTTCGGRYCSSKCLITHRETRCLKWTL